In Ignavibacteria bacterium, a single genomic region encodes these proteins:
- a CDS encoding ABC transporter permease, protein MIKYIFRNIINSFLTILGVLSVSFILTYLLPGDPAKLILGQRADEESVRTVRAELGIDKPFYVQYIKFISRSIQGDLGKSYLTNRNVSDTILEKIPATALLSFVAIIISSIIGITIGVVSSIKPYSFKDYFFILFSLLGISIPQFVLALILIYVFGAELRVFPISGYITNGWVYIVLPAIALALRPLAITSRITRTSMLDELNKDYVRTARSKGLSEYSVIIKHALRNALNPVITTLSSSLAATLGGVFFIEYIFNWPGIGSLAMDSILKLDFPMIQGTILFSAVVFVIINLTVDILYAFLDPKVKIR, encoded by the coding sequence ATGATAAAATATATTTTTAGAAATATTATTAATTCATTCCTGACTATATTAGGAGTACTATCAGTTTCTTTCATACTAACTTATTTGCTTCCCGGAGACCCTGCAAAACTTATACTGGGGCAAAGAGCAGATGAGGAAAGTGTCAGGACTGTAAGAGCAGAATTGGGAATTGATAAACCATTTTATGTTCAGTACATAAAGTTTATATCAAGGTCGATACAGGGAGATCTTGGAAAATCTTATCTGACCAATCGTAATGTTTCTGACACCATTCTTGAAAAAATTCCCGCGACAGCGTTGCTATCATTTGTTGCTATAATTATTTCATCAATCATAGGAATCACGATAGGTGTTGTATCATCGATAAAGCCTTATTCTTTTAAGGATTATTTCTTTATTTTATTTTCTCTGTTAGGAATATCTATTCCACAGTTTGTACTTGCATTAATACTGATATATGTTTTCGGAGCAGAATTAAGAGTATTTCCGATTTCAGGATATATAACTAACGGCTGGGTTTATATAGTACTTCCTGCAATAGCTCTTGCACTTAGACCGCTTGCGATAACTTCAAGAATTACACGCACTTCAATGCTTGATGAGCTAAATAAAGACTACGTTAGAACGGCGCGTTCAAAGGGTTTAAGTGAATACAGTGTCATTATTAAACATGCTTTAAGAAATGCTCTTAATCCTGTGATAACTACTTTGAGCTCTTCGTTGGCAGCTACTCTAGGAGGGGTATTTTTCATTGAATATATTTTTAATTGGCCAGGGATAGGATCTCTTGCGATGGATTCCATATTAAAACTGGACTTTCCGATGATACAGGGTACAATATTATTCAGTGCTGTAGTATTTGTAATTATTAATTTAACTGTAGATATTCTTTATGCATTTCTTGATCCCAAAGTAAAAATCAGATGA
- a CDS encoding CaiB/BaiF CoA-transferase family protein produces the protein MEKAKSLKGIRVLDLTNVLAGPFATLHLALCGAEVIKIETPGSGDLARKLGNVPEFNKKNMGTSFLAQNSNKKSITLNLKDEKAKEIFKKLVKTADIVVENFRPGVMKRLGLDYETLSAINPGIIYCAISGFGQTGPDAFKPAYDQIIQGLSGVMAINGDETLNPLRAGFPVCDTVGGINAAFAIMTALYYKEKTGNGQFIDVAMLDSIMPYMGWVAANLLIGGKHPVLMGNDNFTAAPSGTFVTKDGYINIAANKQEQWEDLCDVVGVPELKEDTRFKERDTRKANRKLLTPLIEAKLKEKETSYWAEALNAKGIPSGEILSLYEALTQPQAQHRSAIAEIDTPEVGKIKVFNLTAKFDKTDGNVDTPPPTLSQHTIEILKELDYSEEEIKEFKVKNII, from the coding sequence ATGGAAAAAGCAAAATCACTTAAAGGAATAAGAGTACTTGATTTAACGAATGTGCTGGCAGGACCTTTTGCTACGCTGCATTTGGCACTATGCGGAGCTGAGGTCATAAAGATTGAAACTCCGGGCTCGGGAGACCTTGCAAGGAAGCTTGGTAACGTTCCTGAATTCAACAAGAAGAATATGGGAACAAGTTTTCTGGCACAGAATTCAAACAAAAAATCAATCACTCTGAATTTGAAAGATGAAAAGGCAAAAGAGATTTTTAAAAAATTAGTTAAGACGGCAGATATTGTTGTTGAAAACTTCAGACCTGGTGTTATGAAAAGACTTGGGCTTGATTATGAAACACTGAGTGCAATTAATCCCGGAATTATATATTGTGCGATTTCGGGTTTCGGACAAACAGGACCTGATGCATTCAAACCCGCTTATGACCAGATTATACAGGGTCTTAGCGGAGTTATGGCGATAAACGGCGACGAGACACTGAACCCATTACGTGCAGGATTTCCTGTATGCGATACGGTAGGCGGCATCAACGCTGCATTTGCGATAATGACTGCACTTTATTACAAAGAGAAAACCGGAAATGGACAGTTTATTGATGTAGCGATGCTTGATTCAATAATGCCTTATATGGGCTGGGTAGCTGCTAACTTGCTGATTGGCGGAAAGCACCCCGTACTGATGGGCAATGACAACTTCACAGCAGCTCCATCGGGAACATTTGTAACAAAGGACGGATACATAAACATTGCCGCAAACAAGCAGGAGCAATGGGAAGATTTATGCGATGTGGTTGGTGTTCCAGAGCTTAAAGAAGATACAAGGTTCAAAGAGCGTGATACAAGAAAAGCAAACCGTAAACTTCTAACACCGCTTATTGAAGCTAAACTTAAAGAAAAGGAAACGAGTTATTGGGCTGAGGCATTGAACGCAAAGGGAATTCCTTCCGGTGAAATTCTTAGTCTTTACGAAGCACTAACACAGCCTCAGGCACAGCACAGAAGTGCCATTGCTGAGATAGATACACCGGAAGTCGGTAAGATAAAGGTTTTTAACCTTACCGCGAAGTTTGATAAGACAGACGGCAACGTTGATACACCTCCGCCGACGCTATCGCAGCATACAATAGAAATATTGAAAGAATTAGATTATTCAGAAGAGGAAATAAAAGAATTTAAAGTAAAGAATATCATTTAA
- the dprA gene encoding DNA-processing protein DprA has protein sequence MQNSKSENLKLFYFLKSIASLGDVRIRRIAEKYNNLGNLISSDLQTLKSIDGISEKTLREVECAINKSYEFEESYLKLLERLEKSNIKVATIFDENYPQNLKNIYDAPVILYYYGNLGESDRYSISIVGTRTPSDYGRKVCRELSKELANRGLPVISGLAIGIDSIAHNSCLESRGITYAVLGSGVDNLYPPDNKHLYERIKETGAVISEFDIGSKAEKVNFPRRNRVVSGISLGTLIVESRIKGGSLITAEFALDQNRELFAIPGNINAKNSEGCNNLIKKGYAKLVSGVDDIISEFNIQISDLVNTKSNKIPETEQKEMNVFEQKIYNALNDTEPISIDKICELTELNISDCLVNLLTMEFKGLISQLPGKYFLKQR, from the coding sequence ATGCAAAATTCAAAATCAGAAAACTTAAAACTATTTTATTTCCTAAAAAGCATAGCGAGTCTTGGAGATGTTAGAATAAGGAGAATTGCGGAAAAATACAATAATCTTGGAAATCTAATTTCTTCAGATTTACAAACTCTAAAGAGTATTGACGGTATTTCCGAAAAGACATTAAGAGAAGTGGAATGTGCAATAAATAAGTCTTACGAATTTGAGGAATCTTATTTGAAACTTTTAGAAAGACTTGAAAAAAGTAATATAAAAGTAGCGACAATATTTGATGAGAATTATCCTCAGAATCTTAAGAACATTTACGATGCTCCAGTAATTTTATATTATTATGGTAATTTGGGAGAAAGTGACAGGTATTCAATCAGCATTGTCGGTACAAGAACACCAAGTGACTATGGACGCAAAGTCTGCAGAGAGTTATCAAAAGAACTTGCAAACAGAGGGCTTCCGGTAATAAGCGGTCTCGCAATAGGTATTGATTCTATTGCTCATAATTCATGTCTTGAATCGAGAGGAATAACATACGCAGTACTCGGGAGCGGAGTTGATAATCTCTATCCTCCGGATAATAAACACCTTTATGAAAGAATTAAGGAAACCGGAGCAGTTATTTCAGAATTTGATATTGGGTCTAAAGCTGAAAAGGTAAACTTTCCGAGACGAAATAGGGTTGTTAGTGGTATATCACTCGGGACACTTATAGTTGAGTCGAGAATCAAAGGCGGATCATTAATTACAGCAGAATTTGCTCTTGACCAAAACCGTGAACTTTTTGCAATTCCCGGGAATATTAATGCAAAAAATTCGGAAGGATGTAATAATCTAATAAAGAAGGGATATGCTAAACTTGTTTCCGGTGTTGATGATATAATTTCAGAGTTTAATATACAGATATCAGATTTGGTAAATACTAAATCAAATAAAATTCCTGAAACCGAACAGAAAGAAATGAATGTCTTTGAGCAGAAGATTTATAATGCACTGAACGATACTGAACCAATTAGTATTGATAAAATTTGCGAATTGACTGAACTAAATATATCTGATTGTCTGGTAAATCTTTTAACTATGGAATTCAAAGGTCTTATTTCACAGCTTCCCGGAAAATACTTTTTAAAGCAAAGATGA
- a CDS encoding DUF3109 family protein, with amino-acid sequence MFIDERIYSTKFFCDLKKCKGACCTVKGTLGAPLKNSELEIIMKSSDTAKKYLDKKNVKIINNEGCYVYYNGKYWMNTVNENDCVFSYYEGDIAKCSFQKAFNNGEIKFKKPISCELFPIRVGGNNYNELRYEKSYFCEDALELGSEKNITIYEFIKDAIIREYGEEFYKENNKRKNKN; translated from the coding sequence ATGTTTATTGATGAGAGAATATATTCAACAAAGTTTTTTTGCGACCTTAAAAAATGTAAGGGTGCGTGTTGTACTGTAAAAGGAACGCTTGGAGCACCACTCAAAAACAGTGAGCTTGAGATTATAATGAAATCAAGTGACACAGCTAAAAAATACCTTGATAAAAAGAATGTAAAAATAATTAATAATGAAGGATGCTATGTTTATTACAATGGAAAGTACTGGATGAACACAGTTAATGAAAATGACTGTGTTTTTTCTTATTATGAAGGTGATATAGCAAAATGCAGCTTTCAGAAAGCATTTAATAACGGAGAAATAAAATTCAAAAAACCTATATCTTGTGAACTTTTTCCGATCAGGGTAGGTGGAAATAATTATAACGAATTACGTTACGAAAAATCGTATTTTTGTGAAGACGCACTTGAATTGGGCAGCGAGAAAAATATTACCATATATGAATTTATTAAAGATGCTATTATAAGGGAGTATGGTGAAGAATTTTATAAAGAAAATAATAAGAGAAAAAATAAAAATTGA
- the rpoN gene encoding RNA polymerase factor sigma-54 gives MFKQSQHQKQLQRLMPQIIQKQNLLAIPTIALEQMVKLEMEINPFLEEVNEMLEEQQEDESELNPEESLVESEEVLEPVKKEDEEFDTDDYVNSEYEGYKTDVSIEGEEKANYENMWSTRVTLKDNLLSQLHLSEISEKEAFIGEEIIWSIDDEGYFRDDLEDVIADLDKQKIGTPYEDETFTQDELQKVLKLIQSFEPLGIASRNLEECLITQLNDSEIDGILKKKCKDILVNHFDEFRLKNYEKLMKEYSLTTEEVNEIFKTISHLNPKPGYVYETSENIYIYPDVTVTFKDNEYVVELNDKSIPSLRLNDMYSHIMKTSDKEAKEFVKNNLERAKWFLESLRSRKETLLKVMYAILHRQKDFFDNMGKNLRPMLEKEIAEDIMMDISTVSRTVRGKYVQTDFGIFELKHFFSYHITNESGDDISTKEVKVKIAEIISEEDSAKPFTDDDLVEQLTKFGYKIARRTAAKYREALRIPVARLRRQITK, from the coding sequence ATGTTTAAACAATCACAACATCAGAAGCAGCTTCAGAGATTAATGCCTCAGATTATCCAAAAACAAAATCTGCTGGCAATACCGACAATTGCTTTGGAACAGATGGTTAAGCTTGAAATGGAAATTAATCCATTTCTTGAGGAAGTTAACGAAATGCTTGAAGAGCAGCAGGAAGACGAATCTGAATTAAATCCGGAAGAATCATTAGTTGAGTCAGAGGAAGTACTTGAACCCGTCAAAAAAGAAGACGAAGAATTTGACACTGATGATTATGTAAATTCAGAGTACGAAGGATATAAGACCGACGTATCGATCGAAGGTGAGGAAAAGGCTAATTATGAAAACATGTGGTCAACTCGGGTTACACTTAAAGATAATCTGCTTTCTCAATTACATCTATCAGAAATATCAGAAAAAGAGGCATTCATAGGTGAGGAAATAATTTGGTCAATAGATGATGAAGGTTATTTCAGGGATGATTTGGAAGATGTTATTGCTGATCTTGATAAACAGAAAATTGGCACACCGTATGAGGATGAAACTTTTACTCAGGATGAACTGCAAAAAGTACTGAAACTCATACAGTCTTTTGAGCCCTTAGGTATTGCTTCGAGAAACCTGGAAGAATGTCTGATTACACAGCTCAATGATAGCGAGATAGATGGGATATTGAAGAAAAAGTGTAAAGATATTCTTGTAAATCACTTTGATGAGTTCAGGTTAAAAAACTATGAAAAACTCATGAAGGAATACAGTCTTACGACTGAAGAAGTTAATGAAATATTCAAGACGATTTCTCATTTGAATCCCAAACCCGGCTACGTTTACGAAACAAGTGAAAATATTTACATCTATCCCGATGTTACTGTGACTTTTAAGGACAATGAGTATGTTGTTGAATTAAACGATAAATCAATACCTTCATTACGACTAAATGATATGTATAGTCATATCATGAAAACAAGCGATAAGGAAGCAAAAGAATTTGTAAAGAATAATTTAGAAAGGGCAAAATGGTTCCTTGAATCTCTGCGTTCGAGAAAAGAGACGCTCTTAAAGGTGATGTATGCTATACTTCATAGACAGAAAGATTTTTTTGATAATATGGGGAAGAATTTAAGACCTATGCTTGAAAAAGAAATTGCTGAGGATATAATGATGGATATCTCAACAGTCAGCAGAACTGTAAGAGGTAAGTATGTTCAGACTGACTTCGGAATATTTGAGCTGAAGCATTTTTTTAGTTATCATATAACAAATGAATCAGGAGATGATATTTCAACAAAAGAAGTCAAGGTTAAAATTGCTGAGATTATAAGTGAGGAAGATTCGGCAAAACCATTTACAGACGACGACCTTGTTGAACAATTGACTAAATTTGGTTATAAAATTGCCAGAAGAACAGCAGCAAAATACAGAGAAGCATTACGCATTCCTGTTGCAAGATTAAGAAGGCAGATTACAAAATAA
- the hslU gene encoding ATP-dependent protease ATPase subunit HslU, whose product MSVSINQLTPSQIVDELNKYIIGQDNAKKSVAIALRNRWRRQQVVSDMKDEIMPNNIIMIGPTGVGKTEIARRISKLANAPFLKVEASKFTEVGYVGRDVESMIRELTDLSVNIVKTDKKNEVQEKAEENALERILDIILPQVKKKFEKNDRLPGAAEAESNNDEELNSKTREKFRKQLKEGKLNDRIIELDLTSDNVPMMQVLGPIGLEEMGLNLQDLFGNIMPKKSRKRKLSITEAKKVLAQEEAQKLIDMDSVIKEAIDKVQNTGIIFIDEIDKIAGTNKNTSGADVSREGVQRDLLPIVEGSTVITKYGPVKTDHILFIASGAFHISKPSDLIPELQGRFPIRVELNSLNEEDFFRILTQPENALTKQYKAMLETEKVKLNFSIESIREVARIAAEVNEQVENIGARRLHTILSILLEDILYDVPDKNKKKIIEIDENLVNLKLNKIVKNRDLSRYIL is encoded by the coding sequence ATCAGCGTATCGATAAATCAGTTAACACCGTCACAAATTGTTGATGAACTGAACAAATACATAATAGGACAGGACAATGCAAAAAAGTCAGTTGCAATAGCTCTTAGAAACAGATGGAGACGTCAGCAGGTTGTCTCAGATATGAAGGATGAAATTATGCCTAATAACATCATTATGATCGGTCCAACGGGTGTTGGTAAGACTGAAATCGCTCGAAGGATATCAAAACTTGCAAATGCACCATTCCTAAAAGTTGAAGCTTCAAAGTTTACTGAGGTTGGATATGTCGGTCGTGATGTGGAATCAATGATTCGAGAACTCACAGATTTATCAGTAAATATAGTAAAGACAGATAAAAAGAATGAGGTTCAGGAAAAAGCAGAAGAAAATGCACTTGAAAGAATTCTTGATATTATACTTCCTCAAGTAAAAAAGAAATTTGAAAAAAATGACAGGTTGCCTGGTGCAGCTGAAGCAGAAAGTAATAACGATGAAGAACTTAATTCAAAAACAAGGGAGAAGTTTAGAAAACAGCTGAAAGAAGGAAAATTAAATGATAGAATAATTGAACTTGACCTAACGAGTGATAACGTGCCCATGATGCAGGTTTTAGGACCAATAGGTCTCGAAGAAATGGGATTAAATCTGCAGGATTTGTTCGGAAATATAATGCCAAAAAAATCAAGAAAACGTAAACTCAGTATTACAGAGGCCAAAAAAGTTCTTGCTCAGGAAGAAGCTCAAAAGCTCATCGATATGGACAGCGTAATTAAGGAAGCTATAGATAAGGTCCAGAATACAGGAATAATATTCATTGATGAAATTGATAAAATTGCAGGAACTAACAAAAACACTTCAGGTGCGGATGTATCAAGAGAAGGCGTTCAAAGGGATTTGTTACCTATAGTAGAAGGTTCAACTGTAATTACTAAGTACGGTCCAGTAAAGACCGATCATATACTTTTTATTGCATCAGGAGCATTTCATATTTCAAAACCAAGTGATCTGATTCCAGAATTACAGGGTAGATTTCCAATACGCGTTGAACTGAACAGTTTGAACGAGGAAGATTTTTTCAGAATATTGACCCAGCCCGAAAATGCTCTTACTAAGCAGTATAAAGCTATGCTTGAAACAGAAAAAGTAAAATTAAATTTTAGTATCGAATCTATTAGAGAAGTAGCAAGAATAGCGGCAGAAGTAAACGAGCAGGTTGAGAATATCGGTGCGAGACGCTTACATACGATTTTGTCAATTCTTCTCGAAGATATTCTGTATGATGTTCCGGATAAAAATAAGAAGAAAATAATAGAAATTGACGAAAATCTTGTTAATTTGAAACTCAATAAAATTGTTAAAAACAGAGATTTAAGCAGATATATTTTATAA
- a CDS encoding hydroxymethylglutaryl-CoA lyase, giving the protein MDKIYIHEVGMRDGLQVEQIAVPTETKIKWIKELMQTGIDIIQIGSFVHPVKVPTMADTDELFKYFSNPVNKTSDTILSGLVLNEKGLERGMGVGVEMFCMGVSASETHSKKNTGMTTDEALQRIIAMAKNAIASSKKVQVSVQSAFGCGFEGEIKLERVLGIIEKYFENGITIISLADTAGHANPEQVEKMISEIYKINPEVNLSVHFHDTYGMGLANCYTAYKNGVRYFESAFAGLGGCPFTAKASGNVCTEDMVNMFNKFGICKEVDLYKVISIAKEAEAFFGRELPGKILKVGILEK; this is encoded by the coding sequence ATGGATAAAATTTACATTCACGAAGTTGGAATGAGAGACGGACTGCAGGTAGAGCAGATAGCCGTTCCGACAGAGACAAAGATAAAATGGATAAAAGAGTTAATGCAGACCGGAATTGATATAATTCAGATTGGTTCTTTCGTCCATCCTGTAAAAGTACCAACAATGGCTGATACAGATGAACTATTCAAATACTTTTCTAATCCTGTAAATAAAACATCGGACACGATTTTATCTGGTCTTGTATTAAATGAAAAAGGACTAGAAAGGGGAATGGGAGTCGGTGTTGAAATGTTTTGCATGGGAGTATCAGCGAGCGAGACTCACAGCAAAAAGAATACAGGAATGACAACGGATGAAGCTTTGCAAAGAATTATTGCTATGGCAAAGAATGCAATTGCGTCAAGTAAGAAAGTTCAGGTATCGGTGCAGTCAGCATTTGGCTGCGGTTTTGAGGGTGAAATAAAGTTAGAGAGGGTATTAGGTATAATTGAAAAGTATTTTGAAAACGGCATAACTATTATAAGTCTTGCTGATACAGCAGGACATGCAAATCCTGAACAAGTTGAAAAAATGATATCTGAGATTTATAAAATTAATCCGGAGGTAAATCTATCAGTACATTTTCATGATACTTATGGCATGGGATTAGCCAATTGTTATACAGCATACAAGAACGGTGTAAGATATTTTGAATCAGCTTTTGCAGGACTGGGTGGTTGTCCTTTTACGGCAAAAGCGAGCGGAAATGTATGCACTGAAGATATGGTAAACATGTTTAATAAATTTGGAATATGTAAAGAGGTTGACCTTTATAAAGTAATATCGATTGCAAAAGAAGCAGAAGCATTTTTTGGTAGAGAATTGCCGGGAAAGATATTGAAAGTTGGTATATTAGAAAAATAA
- a CDS encoding ABC transporter permease, producing MIDINKNNLWYYSFIRFKRHRLAFISFLFVSFLIFVAVFANTITPHNPDEQVLEFTSKPAFFKSEVLRKKESNVIIPVKQVISIDNNEITYTDFLDNQKTESTQNFEGVGKNIVHKVHYLLGTDKFGRDILSRLIYGTRISLTVGLISQSIAIIIGILLGSLAGYFRGISDKVIMWLINVVWSFPSILLVISISVVLGKGYWQAFVAIGLTSWVEIARIVRGQFITLKESEYVEAAKSIGYGRRIIIFKHILPNSLSPVIVTSTVGLANAIIFEASLSFLGLGVQPPTASWGQMIFDGYKYLITGTNFGLVLYPSLAIMLSVFAVNLIGDGLRDSLDPKLKK from the coding sequence ATGATCGATATTAATAAAAATAATCTCTGGTACTATTCATTTATAAGGTTTAAAAGGCACAGGCTTGCATTCATTTCGTTTCTTTTTGTTTCGTTTTTAATATTTGTTGCCGTTTTTGCTAATACAATAACACCACACAATCCCGATGAACAGGTTCTGGAATTTACTTCAAAACCTGCTTTCTTTAAGAGTGAAGTTCTCAGAAAAAAGGAAAGCAATGTAATAATTCCAGTGAAACAAGTTATTAGCATTGACAACAACGAAATAACATACACCGATTTTCTTGACAACCAAAAAACAGAATCAACCCAAAATTTCGAGGGAGTGGGGAAAAATATAGTACATAAAGTACATTACCTACTTGGTACAGATAAATTTGGGAGAGACATACTCAGTCGTTTAATTTATGGAACGCGTATCAGTTTGACAGTTGGATTAATTTCGCAGAGCATAGCAATTATTATCGGTATATTATTGGGTTCTCTTGCAGGATATTTCAGAGGAATATCCGATAAAGTAATTATGTGGTTAATAAATGTAGTATGGTCTTTTCCGTCAATACTGCTCGTAATTTCAATATCAGTAGTTCTCGGAAAGGGTTATTGGCAGGCTTTTGTCGCTATTGGATTAACAAGCTGGGTTGAAATCGCGCGTATAGTCAGAGGTCAGTTCATTACTCTAAAAGAAAGTGAATACGTTGAAGCTGCAAAATCAATCGGTTACGGAAGAAGAATAATAATATTTAAACACATATTACCAAATTCCCTTTCTCCTGTTATTGTAACCTCAACAGTTGGACTTGCAAATGCAATTATTTTTGAAGCAAGTCTAAGTTTTCTGGGGCTTGGTGTTCAACCACCTACAGCAAGCTGGGGACAAATGATATTTGACGGATATAAGTATTTAATAACCGGTACTAACTTTGGTCTGGTATTGTATCCTTCTTTAGCAATTATGCTGAGTGTTTTCGCCGTTAATTTAATCGGTGACGGATTAAGGGATTCACTGGATCCGAAATTAAAGAAATAA
- a CDS encoding C40 family peptidase: MLKNRNVLFLSLVLLGLMMITGCSGVRELSDNGSELTSGIKGTNVYKNSNELVATSTLIKKTSISKNSLESLSSSLIGYTPSSIKESEMISDEVMSKVIEYLNIPYVWGGTSKRGFDCSGFVQNVMYQALGIMLPRTSYEQSNVGESVEKEELKFGDLIFFDTMNKGRVSHVGIYLSDGYFAHSGSKTGVIVASLNSDFYARTYLKAKRVISE, translated from the coding sequence ATGCTCAAAAACCGAAATGTACTGTTTTTATCATTGGTTCTATTAGGATTAATGATGATAACGGGTTGTTCCGGTGTAAGAGAGCTCTCTGATAACGGTTCGGAATTAACTTCAGGGATTAAAGGTACCAATGTTTACAAAAATTCTAATGAATTAGTAGCCACCAGTACCTTGATTAAAAAGACTTCGATCTCGAAGAATAGTCTCGAATCATTATCAAGTTCTCTTATCGGTTACACACCATCATCGATTAAAGAATCAGAAATGATCAGCGATGAGGTAATGTCAAAAGTAATTGAATATCTTAACATCCCGTACGTTTGGGGTGGAACTTCTAAAAGAGGTTTTGATTGTTCAGGCTTTGTTCAAAACGTAATGTATCAGGCTCTTGGAATTATGTTACCCAGAACATCTTATGAGCAGTCAAACGTAGGCGAGTCAGTCGAAAAAGAAGAATTGAAATTTGGTGATTTGATATTTTTCGACACAATGAATAAAGGAAGAGTATCTCATGTAGGTATTTATTTAAGCGATGGATACTTTGCCCATTCGGGTTCAAAAACCGGCGTTATTGTAGCATCGTTGAATTCAGACTTCTACGCAAGAACTTATCTGAAAGCTAAAAGAGTTATTTCAGAATAA
- the hslV gene encoding ATP-dependent protease subunit HslV, producing the protein MTGKNIKSTTVIGLIRDGVAVIGSDGQVTMGNTVLKHTAKKVRKIFNDSILVGFAGATSDAFTLFERFESKLEQYKGNLLRAATELAKEWRSDKYLRKLDALLAVVGKDKTLIISGTGDVIEPDDGIVAIGSGGQYAYVAARIMVKYTKMTGKEIVEEALRQAADVCIYTNNKITILQLENKD; encoded by the coding sequence ATGACAGGGAAAAATATTAAATCGACAACTGTTATTGGGCTTATTCGCGACGGAGTCGCAGTAATAGGAAGTGACGGTCAGGTCACAATGGGAAATACTGTTTTAAAACACACAGCTAAAAAAGTAAGAAAAATTTTTAACGATTCAATACTTGTTGGATTTGCTGGTGCGACATCCGACGCTTTTACTTTGTTTGAAAGGTTTGAGTCAAAGCTTGAACAATACAAAGGAAACCTGCTGAGAGCAGCAACAGAACTCGCGAAAGAATGGAGATCAGACAAGTACTTGAGAAAACTTGATGCATTGCTCGCTGTTGTGGGGAAAGATAAAACACTAATTATTTCGGGAACTGGCGACGTAATAGAGCCTGACGATGGCATTGTTGCAATAGGTTCAGGAGGTCAATATGCTTACGTTGCCGCACGAATAATGGTTAAATACACAAAAATGACCGGTAAGGAAATTGTTGAAGAAGCATTAAGACAGGCCGCAGATGTGTGCATTTATACTAACAATAAGATAACAATTCTGCAATTAGAAAATAAGGATTAA